Genomic segment of Gilliamella apis:
CTATTATTGATTACTAGGCGGTTTACATGGCAACATCAGAACCTCAAGAAAGTCCTTATCCCAGTACTTTAAAGAAAAACTTAAAGAATCGTCATTTATTGATGATTTCATTAGGTGGTTCAATTGGTACAGGATTATTTATTGGTATTGCAGCGCCACTTAGCACTGTTGGGCCTTTAGGGACCATTATCGCTTATCTACTTGCCGGCAGTATTATGCTGTCTACCATGCTTTGCTTAGGTGAACTTTCTTGCGCATTCCCTCATGCAGGGTCTTTCCAGCATTATGCATTAATGTTTATTCCACATCCTATTTGGAGTTATACTATTGGCTGGTTATATTGGTTAAGTTGGGTACTATCTATGGCTGCTGACTTAACAGCGGCGTCTATGATTGCTCATCAAGTTTTTTCCTCTATTCCTATCTACATTCTTAGTCTAATTATTCTAACCGTTATCACTTGTGTTCATTTAACCTCTGTTCGAGCTTTTGGTGAAAGTGAATATTGGTTTTCAACAATCAAGGTATTAGCCATTATTACGTTTATAGCAGTTGGTATATATCTACTTTATCAACAATATAATCAAACACATGTGTTACCAACTTTTAAGACAGAGCAGGGCTGGTTTCCTAATGGATTTTTATCAATCTTTGTTTGTATGACTATTGTGACTTATTCATTTCAGGGGGTTGAATTAATTGGTAGTGCCGCAGGTGAAGCGCAATCACCCCAAACTGTTTTGCCTAAAATTATCACCGGTGTGGCGTTTCGGATAATTTTGTTTTATGTGTTAGCAATAGCCGTGTTAGCACTGGTATATCCCTATGGTACAACACATGATGAAATTAGCCCATTTGTTTGGGTATTCAATAAAGCGGGGATAACCTTTGCATCGTATGCAATGCTGTTCGTTATATTTTGTGCTGCGATTTCGGCTGCTAATTCGGCAGTTTATGCTAGTTCTAGAATGTTATGGTCGATGGCTCAGGATAATTTAGCACCAAAATATTTCTCAGAAGTGAATAAACGTGGCGTGCCAACCAAAGGAATATTGTTTATTGCTATTATTGCTTTAGTTTCGCTATTTTCTAAGTATATCGCAGCTGAAAAATTATACCTCTATTTAGTAGCAAGTACTGGGCAAGTTGGTTGTTTTGCTTGGATTATTATTGCTTGGTGTCAGTATCAATTTCGGAAAGGAGTAAATGAAGGTAAATATAGTAAAGATATGATTAAATTTAAATCCCCACTATTTCCTTGGTTAGCGATAATATCTATTACCGTTAACATTGTTATTATTGTTGGGGTCTGGTTTGGTGAATCAGGACATTTTATTTTATTATCTGAGGTAATCTTAATTTTTGTTATCTTGAGTACGTACTACTTTTTTAAAAAACGAAAAGTTAAGTTGGATAACCAAATAGATTAATCATATTCATTATATATGTAATCACCTAATGATTAATTATCGGTGATTACATACAATCAAATATTAATATTTGCTGACAATACACAAATTCTATTTCTAACCTATTGTTAGCCAAATTATTTTAAGAATGCGGAGACACCTGTAAATACCACTTGCGCTGCAATAGCCGATATTAATAACCCCGTTAGTTTTGATAGAATAGCAATACCTGTATTTTTTAATACTTTAGCAATGCTTTTAGCGCATAATAGCATGGCATAAATACCACTAGAGGCAATTAGTAGAGAAATTGCACCAATCAAATTTTGCATAATACCAACTGAACTTGTGCCCATTACAATAATTGTACCGATTGATGCCGGCCCCATACATAATGGTATTGCTAGTGGTACGACACTAATATCATCATCGTCACTATGAATTTTATTTTTTTCCGGTGAATCATTCATTAAAGCAACAGCGGTAATAAATAATAATGCTCCCGAGCCAATTCTAAACGCATCAAGTGTAAAACCGAACACACTAAACATGGCATTACCAAAAAAGAATAGCACAATACCAATAATAAATACTGCACAAGATGTTTTTAATGCTATTTTGCGACGTTGTGCTTCATCATATTGTTTGGTGCCACTTAAAAATGCACTTAACACTGCTGGTGGCGTCATCAATGCGAATAACTTGGTTGTGGTGGCAAGAATCTCAACAAGATAGTTATCCATTATGTTACCTTTTATATCATTTAGATATTACTTGAATTGTGTCAACGATTGTTGGCGGGAATGAACATTTACTATACACATAAAAACGGTCACCATAAAGGTGACCATTTTAATTGGATATATTTTAATTAGTTTATTAAATATGAACCAATTGGAATTAGTTAAGGCGCTCTTTGATACGAGCTGCTTTACCACGAAGTTCGCGTAAGTAGTAAAGTTTAGCTTGACGTACTTGACCACGACGTTTCACAGTAATTGAATCAACAATTGGTGAGTGAGTTTGGAATACTCGTTCAACACCTTCGCCATTCGAAATTTTACGTACTGTAAATGCAGAATGTAAACCACGATTACGAATTGCTACAACTACACCTTCATATGCTTGAAGACGTTTTTTGTTACCTTCAACAACCCATACTTTAACTTCTACCGTATCACCCGGGCGAAAAGACGGGATGTCTTTTTTCATTTGTTCTTGTTCTAATTGCTGAATAATTGCATTTTTCATAATTTTGTCTCTTACTAGTTATACTGAAATATTATTGGCTCGGTTTATCATTATATTCCTGTTGGAATTCAGTGAGTAAACGTTGCTCTTCATCAGTCAGAGCTAGATTTTCAAGAAGATCTTCTCTTCTCAACCAAGTTCGTCCTAGTGATTGTTTTAATCGCCAACGACGAATCGCTTCATGGTGACCAGACATTAATACATCGGGCACCGCCATTCCATCTAACACCTCTGGACGAGTATAGTGTGGGCAATCAAGTAAACCGTTAGCAAAAGAGTCTTCTTCTGCTGATGATTCATGATTTAACACTCCAGGGATAAACCTTGCTAATGCATCAATCATTGTCATCGCCGGTAATTCACCGCCACTTAACACGTAATCCCCAATTGACCATTCTTCATCAATTTCGGTTTGGATAACGCGTTCATCTATACCTTCGTATCGTCCACAAATCAAAATCAATTTTTGATATTGTGACAACTCGCAAACTCCCTGTTGGTTTAATTTGCGCCCTTGTGGAGAAAGATAGATTACTTTAGTATCTTCACCTGCTACAGCTTTGGCTGCATGAATCGCATCTCTAAGTGGTTGTACCATCATTAACATGCCTGGACCTCCACCATAAGGCCTATCATCGACAGTCTTATGCTTATCATGCGCAAAATCGCGCGGGTTCCAATAATCTACTGTTAACAGCCCATTTTTAACGGCTCGACCAGTTACGCCATAACAGGTAATAGCTTGGAACATTTCGGGAAAAAGGCTAATTACGCCAATCCACATATTCTTACCTTACCAATTAAAATGCAGGATCCCAATCGACCACAATCATTTTTGTTGTTAAATCAACTTGTTTAATAAATTGTTCTTCAACAAAAGGGATTAAACGTTCTGTTGCTCCAAATGCATCTTTTAGATTTGCTTTAACAACCAATACATCATTAGAACCGGTTTCCATTAAATCAGTTACCTGACCTAAGTCATAACCATTAACTGTTTTTACTCGACAGCCAATCAAATCTTTCCAATAAAAATCACCTTGATTTAGTTCAGGCAATTTCTCAGCATCAACAAATACTTCAGCATTCGTTAACGCATTAGCTTGGTCGCGATCATCAACGCCTTTGAGTTTAACAATCATGTCCTGATTATGAGGTTTAAAGCTCTCAACGACTACTTCTTGCCATTTACCAGCACGCTGGATATACCAAGGTTTGTAATCAAAAATACTATCTGGAAATTCTGTAAACGAAAAAATCCTGAGCCATCCACGAATGCCGTAGCTTGAACCAAGTTTACCCACAACAATTAGATTCTCAGTATTCATCATCACAGTTACTATTACTTAATTAAGCAGCTTTTTGTGCTTGTTTGATCAATGCATTAACACGATCAGAAACAGTTGCACCTAAACCAACCCAATGATTTACGCGATCAAGATCTAAACGTAATTCTTCTGCTTTACCTTGTGCAATTGGATTAAAAAAGCCAACGCGTTCAATAAAACGACCATCACGTGGGTTACGGCTATCAGTGACAACTACTTGATAAAAAGGGCGCTTTTTAGAGCCACCACGAGCTAAACGAATAGTTACCATAACATCCTCTTAAATTAAAAAATAATCTTTCTTTTGCCCAACATGGACAAAATCAAAGCCCCAGAATTATACTCTTTCTAGCAAAAAGTGCAATGATTGATTGAGTGTGAAAAAGCGTGGTGGATTTGGTTATTGGCAAGTTTTGTTATGAATGAATATAAATTAATCTTTTAACCAATTTATATTATAGATAATAAGCTTAAGTTATGTTGGCTAATTAGCTGAATTATAATATTGCGATAGTTAGCCTTTTAAATAGCTGTGTGCCCAATAATTAAGGCTTTTTACGCCTAAATGCGCGAATTAACACATCAAAAAAACCTAATGATTTAACCATTCTCTGACTATCAACATATACTCGGATAGCTCTTAATACTTGTTTGGGATCTTTAGATGCAAATGCAAATGTACCATCTTTTTTGGTTTGTATAGAGTAACGTGATATCCATCTTCCTTTAAAAAATACCGATGCGATGACATAATCGACTTCTTCCCAAGGTATTTGAATATATTTGCGAGGATCTCGCTGATGATAAAATTCGAACGCTTTATCGCCAATCATAATATGACCGTATTCTGAAAGTCCTGAAAAAGCTGTCGCTTTTACTGTTAAATCTATTTTGCTATTTAATGACTGAACCATTTAGTTGTTTGTATCCCTTATGCAAATTTGAGTTACTCATTACACCCTTTTTCGATTATTTTGAAAAAAGGGTGATTAATGTTTGAGGAAAGCGACAATTTTTGCTTTAAAAAGTACTCTCCTCAATTTTTTTAGTCAAAACGATTATTTTTATAAAAGACCGACAACGTGACCCAAAATACCGACTAAAAATAGTCCAAGAATAATTAAAATTGGCGATACTTTTTTACGAAGTAACCACATACATAAGAAAGTTAATAATAATGGCACCAGTCCAGGTATTAACTGATCTAAGTTATTTTGTAAGGTGGTGACTTTTTCTTGGTTAAGCGCCAATCCACTTTGCATTTGAATCAATGCTTGGTGAATACCTTCGGCACCAGCTGGAAGGGAATTCCAATCGATAAATGCACCATTATCTAATTTAACCGTTGATACAATTGGTTGGAATTTTATTGAAACCCATCTTTGCACTAATGCTGCTAGTACAAACATCCCCAAGATAGATGCACCTTTGGTGATTTTTTGTAGCAAACCACCACCTAAATTATCGGTAATTTTTGAACCAGTACGGTACCCGAATTCCTGGGTAAACCACATAAAGCTCCCACGAATAATATTCCAAAATAAGAAGAATAAAATTGGTCCTAAAATGTTACCGCTTAGGGCGAGTGATGCACCAAGTGCGCCTAGCATTGGACGAACAGTAAACCAGAACACAGGATCACCTACACCGGCTAAAGGTCCCATCATTCCCACTTTTACCCCTTGAATTGCAACATCATCAACTGGTGCACCATTAGCTCGTTCTTCTTCTAAGGCTAGAGTTACACCTAGTACTGGTGATGCTAAATAAGGGTGAGTATTAAAAAATTCTAAATGGCGTTTCAAAGCCGCTGAACGGTCTTCTTTTGTAGTATATAATTTTTTGATAGCGGGAATCATTGAATAGGCCCAACCACCATTTTGCATACGTTCATAATTCCAAAAACCTTGGAGGAAAGTTGAACGCCAAGCTACCGCTAAACGGTCTTTTTTGCTTAATTGAATTCGATCTGTCATGTTCTTCTCCAAGTTCCTAGTAATCATTCAAAATATCATCAAGTGGATCGCCTTTACTTCCACCGCTTGATGAATTACCACGTTCAGAAAGGTTTATATAAATCAGTGCTAAAGCGATACCTAAGGCACCGAGTGCAATCAACGTTAATTGTGATATTGCTGCAACCACAAAACCGATAATGAAAAATGGCCAAACTTCGCGGTTTGCCATCATATTGATTACCATGGCATAACCAACGGCAACAACCATTCCACCACCAATAGCCATACCAGTTGTTAACCATTCAGGCATTGCGTTTAATGCTTCTTTGACGGCTTCAGCAGGAATAAATAATAGTGCAGCAGCTGGAATAGCAATACGTAGACCTTGTAAACAAACACCTAACATTTGTAGCCATTCTATTTTGCGAATATTACCTTCTTCAGCTGCGGCATCCATTAAGTGTACTAAAGGTACGGCAATCGTTCGCACAATCATAGTTAAAAATAGGCCGGCAACAGCAAGCGGAATGGCAACGGCAATCGCAGTTGATACACCTGCAACACCTTGACCACCAAGCACTAAGATAATTGATGAAGCGACAGCAGCAAGAGCGGCATCAGGTGCTACAGCGGCACCAATATTTGCCCAACCTAATGCAATCATCTGTAATGATCCACCTAGTACGACACCAGCTTCTAGATTACCTGTTACCAGACCAATTAAGGAACAAGCAACCAATGGTTGGTGGAATTGGAATTGATCCAAAATACCTTCCATCCCGGCTAAAAAAGCAATAACTATCACTAGAATGATAGCAACAATTGATAAAGTCATAATAATAACCCCTTAATTAAACTATTTTTGTTCAGCTAATTCTTGTTTCGCTTTTTTTAATAATTCATTCATATTATCGTTTGAATCATTAGGCACTTTGCGAACGTCAAATTTCACATTTTTCGCTTTCAATTTTTCGAATGCATCAACATCTTCAGCGCTCATTGATAACACTTTATTGACCATTACTTTGCCAACTGAATGTGCCATTGAACCCACATTTAATGTTTCAATATCGACACCACCGTCTAAAGCACGCAGTACATCTTCAGGGTTTTCGAACAGTAATAAGGCTTTGGTATTGCCAAAACGCGGATCATGGGCAACTTGAATAATCTTTTTAATTGGCACGACATTGGCTTTAACTTCAGGAGGAGCCGCCTCTTCAATTAGTTTTTTCCGTAATTCATCTTTGGCTACTGAATCGGAAACCACGATAATACGATTAGGATTTGTGGCTTTAGTCCAAGACGTCGCCACCTGACCATGTAATAAGCGCGAATCAACA
This window contains:
- a CDS encoding amino acid permease, yielding MATSEPQESPYPSTLKKNLKNRHLLMISLGGSIGTGLFIGIAAPLSTVGPLGTIIAYLLAGSIMLSTMLCLGELSCAFPHAGSFQHYALMFIPHPIWSYTIGWLYWLSWVLSMAADLTAASMIAHQVFSSIPIYILSLIILTVITCVHLTSVRAFGESEYWFSTIKVLAIITFIAVGIYLLYQQYNQTHVLPTFKTEQGWFPNGFLSIFVCMTIVTYSFQGVELIGSAAGEAQSPQTVLPKIITGVAFRIILFYVLAIAVLALVYPYGTTHDEISPFVWVFNKAGITFASYAMLFVIFCAAISAANSAVYASSRMLWSMAQDNLAPKYFSEVNKRGVPTKGILFIAIIALVSLFSKYIAAEKLYLYLVASTGQVGCFAWIIIAWCQYQFRKGVNEGKYSKDMIKFKSPLFPWLAIISITVNIVIIVGVWFGESGHFILLSEVILIFVILSTYYFFKKRKVKLDNQID
- a CDS encoding MarC family protein, with amino-acid sequence MDNYLVEILATTTKLFALMTPPAVLSAFLSGTKQYDEAQRRKIALKTSCAVFIIGIVLFFFGNAMFSVFGFTLDAFRIGSGALLFITAVALMNDSPEKNKIHSDDDDISVVPLAIPLCMGPASIGTIIVMGTSSVGIMQNLIGAISLLIASSGIYAMLLCAKSIAKVLKNTGIAILSKLTGLLISAIAAQVVFTGVSAFLK
- the rplS gene encoding 50S ribosomal protein L19 is translated as MKNAIIQQLEQEQMKKDIPSFRPGDTVEVKVWVVEGNKKRLQAYEGVVVAIRNRGLHSAFTVRKISNGEGVERVFQTHSPIVDSITVKRRGQVRQAKLYYLRELRGKAARIKERLN
- the trmD gene encoding tRNA (guanosine(37)-N1)-methyltransferase TrmD, with the translated sequence MWIGVISLFPEMFQAITCYGVTGRAVKNGLLTVDYWNPRDFAHDKHKTVDDRPYGGGPGMLMMVQPLRDAIHAAKAVAGEDTKVIYLSPQGRKLNQQGVCELSQYQKLILICGRYEGIDERVIQTEIDEEWSIGDYVLSGGELPAMTMIDALARFIPGVLNHESSAEEDSFANGLLDCPHYTRPEVLDGMAVPDVLMSGHHEAIRRWRLKQSLGRTWLRREDLLENLALTDEEQRLLTEFQQEYNDKPSQ
- the rimM gene encoding ribosome maturation factor RimM (Essential for efficient processing of 16S rRNA) — translated: MMNTENLIVVGKLGSSYGIRGWLRIFSFTEFPDSIFDYKPWYIQRAGKWQEVVVESFKPHNQDMIVKLKGVDDRDQANALTNAEVFVDAEKLPELNQGDFYWKDLIGCRVKTVNGYDLGQVTDLMETGSNDVLVVKANLKDAFGATERLIPFVEEQFIKQVDLTTKMIVVDWDPAF
- the rpsP gene encoding 30S ribosomal protein S16; this translates as MVTIRLARGGSKKRPFYQVVVTDSRNPRDGRFIERVGFFNPIAQGKAEELRLDLDRVNHWVGLGATVSDRVNALIKQAQKAA
- a CDS encoding DUF956 family protein, translated to MVQSLNSKIDLTVKATAFSGLSEYGHIMIGDKAFEFYHQRDPRKYIQIPWEEVDYVIASVFFKGRWISRYSIQTKKDGTFAFASKDPKQVLRAIRVYVDSQRMVKSLGFFDVLIRAFRRKKP
- a CDS encoding PTS system mannose/fructose/sorbose family transporter subunit IID — its product is MTDRIQLSKKDRLAVAWRSTFLQGFWNYERMQNGGWAYSMIPAIKKLYTTKEDRSAALKRHLEFFNTHPYLASPVLGVTLALEEERANGAPVDDVAIQGVKVGMMGPLAGVGDPVFWFTVRPMLGALGASLALSGNILGPILFFLFWNIIRGSFMWFTQEFGYRTGSKITDNLGGGLLQKITKGASILGMFVLAALVQRWVSIKFQPIVSTVKLDNGAFIDWNSLPAGAEGIHQALIQMQSGLALNQEKVTTLQNNLDQLIPGLVPLLLTFLCMWLLRKKVSPILIILGLFLVGILGHVVGLL
- a CDS encoding PTS mannose/fructose/sorbose transporter subunit IIC, with protein sequence MTLSIVAIILVIVIAFLAGMEGILDQFQFHQPLVACSLIGLVTGNLEAGVVLGGSLQMIALGWANIGAAVAPDAALAAVASSIILVLGGQGVAGVSTAIAVAIPLAVAGLFLTMIVRTIAVPLVHLMDAAAEEGNIRKIEWLQMLGVCLQGLRIAIPAAALLFIPAEAVKEALNAMPEWLTTGMAIGGGMVVAVGYAMVINMMANREVWPFFIIGFVVAAISQLTLIALGALGIALALIYINLSERGNSSSGGSKGDPLDDILNDY